DNA sequence from the Rhizoctonia solani chromosome 10, complete sequence genome:
CCGAATCTAGGTCGTAAAACGAGACACCTTTTAAAGCGCCAAGGTTATTAGGATAGTGGTAATGCGTATAAAGCCCAATGCTAACGTTGAGCAGACAATCAGCACGTAGCAAGATTTTAGCATTTGTGGAAAGGGTGTCTCCTGTGGTTACTGGGCCTTCATTATTGGTACAAGACACCCACTCAAATTCCCAAGTTCGCATTTCGGCCGAATTTAAGCCCTCTGGGAGCAGCTCGAGGACAGCCGCTTCTTCCCTTGTGCGCTATTCGAAGTAGAATTCCTTAATCAGGCTCTACTTTTCTTCAAATTTACGCTCAAATTCGTCCATTGGGAGATCGTTGGCCAAAAGCTCGATAACATGTGGGCAGGTAGTCATCACTTTACTAGAACGCGGTGCCCAAGGTATGCTTAAAGTAGTACTGAATTTTTTGATTCCCTAACCATATAGGAATTAGACTGCACTTGTGCTATGCTCGTTTTTCTTACCTGTGAATAGAGCATCATTTCCGAAGTCCCTATCGACTCGGAGCCCGAAGTGGGGTTTACTGGATCTCGCCAACGAGTTTTCCACCTCTCCGTGTTTTTGTCGGTCCACCCGCCCAACCAGTTCCCGATAATTATTCCACGTTCAATCTCCCGGTGATAGACCTCTTCTTCAATGCGCTTTTCGTAAACCTGTTCGAGTGCATCAAGCAGATGTGGGAGTATATCCCTCCACTCTATGATTGCAATAAGTGTTGCTATTTAAGGTTATTGACCAGGAAGCGACCAACCATTATCATCAAGGAGCTTGGTTTTGAAAACTAAAGTCTTCCATTCCTGGGTAGGTTCTTTACACTCGGAAATATCGACCGCGTCCCAGCTCAACTTGATCAGGCGGGTCTGGATTCTGTATATGTTCAGTAAAAGGCATCCAAATCAATACGCAAGGGTGCTCACTGGAAAGCGCGTGcattcttttctttttcttctcgATTTTTGACCCACTTGTGGAGTGGGTCAACTCGCTATCGAATTATGCAATCAGTCAGAAAGTCTTGTTAGATAATGGTCGACTTGCCTTGTGCCAGGTTTGCATGAAATCATAGCTTTCACATATCCAGTTCTTAAAGGTAGTTCCGTCCCCTTTTTCAAGTTCATCCACAATCTCTCTAATACGCTCATATTCTTTAACTTGACACCACACTATCCTGGTCTTCCCACGAGGAAGTACAAGGTCTATACGTCGGGTCAGGTTGGTGAACTCGAATGAGACAAACTGCAAAAGTAAGCTTACATGGCGAACACAACAGTAGGTTCGCCACATCACTCGTATGGTCTACTTTCAAAGCACTGTAGACAGAGAATGAGACCGTATGTATCTCTCGGATCACATGGACAAACTCACATTGCTTTGTCACagccactgtacaaggttataatgctgaaaatcagtgcgtgtgtttaagtgagaattgagctgaaatcaagatcaatgcatactgattttaggtatcatttcttccatagtctgattcatgctgagggagacatactaacattgtaattgtcaggccatatcctactgaaaaaaggaaacttttactgatgtactgattttcagaaTCTTATCACACTACAGTGAGCGGTAACACAACCGTACAAAGAGGATCGGATCAACTTGGCGGACCGCGGCTTTG
Encoded proteins:
- a CDS encoding dynein heavy chain 9, axonemal, translating into MSRQLGVRIRRVDPLHKWVKNREEKEKNARAFQIQTRLIKLSWDAVDISECKEPTQEWKTLVFKTKLLDDNEWRDILPHLLDALEQVYEKRIEEEVYHREIERGIIIGNWLGGWTDKNTERWKTRWRDPVNPTSGSESIGTSEMMLYSQGIKKFSTTLSIPWAPRSSKVMTTCPHVIELLANDLPMDEFERKFEEK